Proteins from a single region of Desulfovermiculus halophilus DSM 18834:
- a CDS encoding DUF169 domain-containing protein: MNSNELKSAAEYIYDELRLKTLPLAAAFYDHLPEWPEKTRRPSKSLNKRITVCQAVTLTRTYRWTVGLTSEDIVCVPALLIFGHAPAENPKKLLSKFFARVGWSKDEERAAIDVNRMSFMSQGQAEAILLSPLRKGLFVPDTIAIYGNPAQIMRLVHAWTYMTGESISSEFSGKAECSEYLAAPYLTDEAKVVIPGNGDRLMSGTQDDELVFALPGKKLQLLTEGLDKAGRALGARYPVPFYQNFQPDFPPQFMELAEEAGLNINKEAQESGK, from the coding sequence ATGAATTCTAATGAACTTAAGTCCGCAGCCGAATACATTTACGATGAACTCAGGCTGAAGACGCTTCCCTTGGCGGCAGCCTTCTATGACCATCTTCCTGAGTGGCCGGAAAAGACGCGTCGTCCTTCAAAATCTCTCAACAAGCGCATCACTGTCTGCCAGGCAGTAACATTGACCCGGACTTACCGATGGACTGTGGGGCTCACATCTGAAGATATCGTGTGTGTTCCTGCTCTTCTTATCTTTGGTCATGCCCCTGCTGAGAACCCCAAGAAGCTGCTCAGCAAGTTTTTTGCAAGAGTCGGGTGGTCTAAGGACGAAGAAAGGGCGGCCATAGATGTGAACCGAATGTCTTTTATGTCCCAAGGGCAAGCCGAGGCCATACTCCTCTCTCCTTTGCGCAAGGGACTGTTTGTACCGGATACAATAGCCATCTATGGGAACCCGGCCCAGATAATGCGTTTGGTCCATGCCTGGACATATATGACCGGGGAATCCATATCCAGCGAGTTTTCTGGAAAAGCAGAATGTAGTGAGTACTTGGCTGCCCCTTACCTGACTGATGAGGCCAAAGTCGTTATACCTGGCAATGGGGATAGACTAATGTCCGGGACGCAGGACGACGAGTTGGTTTTTGCCTTGCCCGGGAAAAAGCTCCAGCTGCTCACCGAAGGGCTGGACAAAGCGGGCAGAGCACTGGGCGCCCGGTATCCGGTTCCTTTTTACCAGAATTTTCAGCCAGATTTTCCGCCTCAATTCATGGAGTTGGCAGAAGAGGCCGGATTGAACATCAATAAAGAGGCTCAGGAGAGCGGCAAGTAA
- a CDS encoding flavodoxin family protein: protein MILSIHSSPICGGNLERMVHSAAQASGLGYEIIRLADLEIKPCRGCVRCGRSKRCVQKDDMRTLYDKLEAAQGLIFGGVNYNGRFNAIAHTFLERLFPLYHQEPALRNLPVAVIAVGGEEPERAGMDIVGYFKETWMCSIVGLALFKSDTPPCFTCGMGTTCRVGMPALHWPGEEFAAFTQVRKEMFQRFEDNTDAVMACERLGHTLRTAIQKGFTRPRSGGGFYLPLS from the coding sequence ATGATCCTGAGTATTCATTCCAGTCCCATCTGCGGCGGGAATCTGGAGAGGATGGTCCATTCTGCGGCCCAAGCCAGCGGCTTGGGATATGAAATAATCAGACTGGCCGATCTGGAGATAAAGCCCTGCCGGGGATGCGTGCGCTGCGGCCGCAGCAAACGCTGCGTTCAAAAAGACGACATGCGCACCTTGTATGACAAGCTGGAAGCCGCCCAGGGTCTGATATTCGGCGGGGTGAACTACAACGGACGATTCAATGCCATAGCCCACACCTTTTTGGAGCGCCTCTTTCCTTTGTATCACCAGGAGCCGGCCCTGCGAAATCTTCCGGTGGCAGTCATCGCAGTGGGCGGTGAAGAACCGGAACGGGCCGGGATGGACATTGTGGGTTATTTCAAGGAGACCTGGATGTGCAGCATTGTAGGCCTGGCCCTGTTCAAGTCCGACACCCCGCCCTGTTTTACCTGCGGCATGGGAACAACGTGCCGGGTCGGCATGCCCGCCCTGCACTGGCCGGGCGAAGAGTTTGCAGCCTTCACCCAGGTCAGAAAAGAGATGTTTCAACGCTTTGAGGACAATACAGACGCTGTCATGGCCTGTGAGCGTCTGGGCCACACTCTACGAACTGCTATTCAGAAAGGCTTTACCAGGCCAAGGTCAGGCGGCGGGTTTTACTTGCCGCTCTCCTGA
- a CDS encoding helix-turn-helix domain-containing protein, with the protein MDDTQTQDLTLREMLARAGITQKKIAEKAKVSPAAVSLVVAGKSKSQRIEDIIRKETEKALTEGQEA; encoded by the coding sequence ATGGACGATACCCAGACCCAAGACCTTACTCTGCGCGAGATGCTGGCCAGAGCCGGGATCACCCAAAAGAAGATCGCTGAAAAGGCCAAGGTTTCCCCGGCCGCCGTCTCCCTTGTCGTGGCGGGCAAATCCAAGTCGCAGCGGATTGAGGATATCATACGGAAGGAGACGGAAAAGGCGTTGACCGAGGGGCAGGAGGCCTAA
- a CDS encoding flavodoxin family protein: MKVLGVSGSPIPNSNTDRALLTALESTGLETEFVKLSDCDIEPCRACLGCVDSNECIIGDDGNILAEKAREADGLIIAGFTPYSSIDGRCKAFMERLYPLRHKHGYMQGKPGGAIVTCAIPEDCQHLPKACENGVQAIQAYMMEEGMEFLGGVKIRGNIPCLTCGFGDECATAGLKMIFGPQATVDSVGLTHFEDQTQALQEARELGENIRASLDRKSQS; this comes from the coding sequence ATGAAAGTATTAGGCGTCTCCGGATCACCGATTCCAAACAGCAATACGGACCGTGCTCTGCTCACGGCCCTGGAATCCACCGGGCTGGAGACTGAATTCGTAAAGCTCAGCGATTGCGACATTGAGCCTTGCCGGGCCTGTCTTGGCTGCGTGGACAGCAACGAATGCATCATCGGCGACGACGGCAATATCCTGGCCGAAAAAGCCAGGGAAGCCGACGGCCTGATCATTGCCGGATTTACTCCGTATTCCTCCATCGACGGCCGGTGCAAGGCGTTTATGGAACGGCTCTATCCCCTGCGCCACAAGCATGGATATATGCAGGGCAAACCAGGCGGGGCCATAGTCACCTGTGCCATTCCCGAAGACTGCCAGCATCTGCCAAAGGCCTGTGAGAACGGGGTTCAGGCCATTCAGGCCTATATGATGGAAGAAGGCATGGAGTTTTTGGGCGGAGTGAAGATCCGGGGCAACATACCGTGTCTTACCTGCGGCTTTGGAGACGAGTGCGCTACTGCCGGCCTGAAGATGATTTTCGGACCCCAGGCCACGGTGGATTCCGTAGGTCTGACCCATTTTGAGGACCAGACACAAGCCCTGCAGGAGGCCCGGGAGTTGGGCGAAAACATCCGAGCCTCTCTTGATCGGAAATCTCAGAGCTGA